A genome region from Flavobacterium sp. CFS9 includes the following:
- a CDS encoding HU family DNA-binding protein, which yields MTKADIVAKISEKLGLEKGDVQATVETFMEEVKTSLETGDNVYLRGFGSFIVKTRAEKTGRNISKNTTIKIPAHNIPAFKPAKVFVEGVKTNNEAK from the coding sequence ATGACGAAAGCAGATATCGTAGCGAAAATTTCGGAGAAACTAGGTCTTGAAAAAGGAGATGTTCAAGCAACAGTTGAAACTTTTATGGAAGAAGTTAAAACTTCACTAGAAACTGGAGACAATGTTTACTTAAGAGGTTTTGGAAGTTTTATTGTAAAAACAAGAGCTGAAAAAACTGGTAGAAACATTTCTAAGAACACCACTATCAAAATTCCAGCACACAATATTCCTGCGTTTAAACCTGCAAAAGTTTTTGTAGAAGGAGTAAAAACAAATAACGAAGCAAAGTAA
- a CDS encoding single-stranded DNA-binding protein: MNGTLNKVMLIGHLGDDVKMHYFEGGNCIGRFQLATNEVYINKTTNEKITSTEWHNLVVRNKAAEICEKYLSKGDKIFIEGRIKSRQWQAEDGTTKYTTEIQVTEFTFLNTKKETGNHKPNTDSESPKNTNFDAANEGLPINDLPF; the protein is encoded by the coding sequence ATGAACGGAACATTAAATAAAGTGATGTTAATCGGCCATTTAGGCGATGATGTAAAAATGCATTATTTTGAGGGAGGAAACTGCATTGGGCGTTTTCAATTGGCGACAAACGAAGTCTATATCAATAAAACGACCAATGAAAAAATAACTTCAACCGAATGGCACAATTTAGTTGTGCGTAATAAAGCGGCCGAAATTTGCGAGAAATATTTGTCGAAAGGAGACAAGATATTTATTGAGGGACGTATAAAATCACGTCAATGGCAAGCCGAAGACGGTACCACAAAATATACCACCGAAATTCAGGTGACTGAGTTTACTTTCTTGAATACCAAAAAAGAAACCGGAAATCATAAACCGAATACGGACAGTGAGTCGCCAAAAAACACTAACTTTGACGCAGCAAATGAAGGCTTACCTATAAATGATCTGCCTTTTTGA
- a CDS encoding DMT family transporter → MDAKQLKWAYLLVLSLIWGSSFILIKRGLVGLTAVQVGSFRIIFAALFLLIVGFRSLKKISRRQWKFVAITSFFGTFIPAFLFAIAETEVDSSIVAIMNSLTPLNTLVLGILIFGIQFQKRQVLGVFIGLVGCLLLVLSGASSHPGQNYYYVILVVIATLSYAINVNLIKKYLSDLNSLSITTGNFAVLLLPALLILSTTDFSQRINLEVTQHSILFVMILGVLGTGIANVLFFKLIQISSPVFATSVTYLMPIVAFFWGLLDNEMLTPIQFFGAFIILIGVYLSAKK, encoded by the coding sequence ATGGATGCAAAACAATTAAAGTGGGCCTATTTATTGGTGCTTTCACTAATCTGGGGAAGTTCTTTTATCCTTATCAAAAGAGGTTTGGTTGGACTCACAGCAGTTCAGGTAGGTTCGTTCCGGATTATTTTTGCAGCTTTATTTTTGTTGATTGTTGGTTTTAGAAGTTTGAAGAAGATTTCTCGCCGTCAATGGAAATTTGTCGCCATAACGTCATTCTTCGGAACCTTTATACCGGCATTTCTTTTTGCCATTGCCGAAACGGAAGTAGACAGTTCAATTGTAGCGATAATGAACTCGCTTACCCCTTTGAATACCTTAGTTTTGGGGATACTTATTTTCGGAATTCAATTTCAAAAAAGACAGGTTTTAGGAGTTTTTATAGGTTTAGTAGGATGTTTACTGCTGGTTTTAAGTGGAGCATCTTCGCACCCCGGGCAAAATTACTATTATGTGATTCTGGTGGTTATTGCGACACTTAGTTATGCCATAAATGTCAATCTGATTAAAAAATATTTGTCCGATTTAAATTCACTCAGCATTACAACCGGAAATTTTGCGGTATTGCTTTTACCGGCTTTGCTTATTCTGAGCACGACCGATTTCTCTCAAAGAATAAACCTTGAAGTTACACAGCATTCTATTTTGTTTGTCATGATTTTAGGGGTTCTTGGAACCGGAATCGCCAATGTTTTGTTCTTTAAATTAATCCAAATTTCATCGCCTGTATTTGCAACTTCGGTAACCTATTTAATGCCGATTGTGGCATTTTTCTGGGGACTTTTGGATAACGAAATGCTTACGCCAATTCAGTTTTTTGGTGCTTTTATTATTTTGATTGGGGTATATTTATCGGCTAAGAAGTGA
- the gldD gene encoding gliding motility lipoprotein GldD produces the protein MLKKILSLATILLALTVLSCKDDVVPKPAGFLRLDYPEAQYVGFENNCPFTFEMNEAAVIKGEKNCGFAITYPKMKATIYLTYKPVHGDIEKLLKDAQKLTYEHVIKADDILEQPYLNPQKKVYGMFYRVDGNAATNSQFYVTDSTKHFITGSVYFYAKPNFDSVMPAASYIRNDMQRLMETLKWK, from the coding sequence ATGCTAAAAAAGATCCTTTCACTAGCAACCATTTTACTGGCATTGACTGTTTTAAGTTGTAAAGATGATGTAGTGCCAAAACCTGCCGGTTTCCTTCGTTTGGACTATCCCGAGGCTCAATATGTAGGTTTTGAAAACAATTGCCCTTTTACTTTTGAAATGAATGAAGCGGCCGTAATCAAAGGAGAGAAAAATTGCGGATTTGCGATTACCTATCCAAAAATGAAAGCCACAATTTATCTCACCTATAAACCGGTACATGGTGATATTGAGAAATTGCTCAAAGATGCTCAAAAGTTAACCTATGAACACGTTATTAAAGCAGACGATATCTTAGAACAGCCGTATTTAAACCCTCAAAAAAAGGTTTACGGAATGTTTTACCGTGTAGACGGAAATGCTGCTACAAATTCACAATTTTATGTTACAGACAGCACAAAACACTTTATAACAGGATCGGTTTATTTTTATGCGAAGCCTAATTTCGATTCGGTTATGCCGGCAGCAAGTTATATCAGAAATGATATGCAAAGGCTGATGGAAACGTTGAAGTGGAAATAA
- a CDS encoding gliding motility-associated protein GldE, translating to MDPEPSLFLNTTVDINLIIGFVGIFVLLFLSAIVSGAEVALFSLSQKDIDDTLQENHSKGKIISGLLDRPKKLLATLLVANNLFNITIVILFSFTGRNIFGAIESPALKFILEIVLVASLILLFGDVLPKVYASRNNVKFAKRTAYPLAVLDKLLTPISLPMRSVTLYLHHKLGKQKNSFSVNQLSQALELTDSEGTSTEEQKILEGIVSFGNTDTRQVMSPRIDIFALEMSEPFSGICPKIIEKGFSRIPVYRDNIDQIEGVLFVKDLLPHIDKEEFDWTSLIRKAFFVPENKKLDNLLKDFQSLKSHLAIVVDEYGGTSGLVSLEDVIEEIVGDISDEFDDENLNFSQIDEKNFLFEGKINLKDFYRIVEVNEEIFESHKGEAETLAGFILEILGNFPKKDQKVAFENCVFTIETVDKKRIKQIKVTID from the coding sequence TTGGACCCGGAGCCCAGTTTGTTTCTTAATACGACAGTAGACATCAATTTGATAATTGGCTTTGTCGGAATATTTGTTTTGCTGTTTTTATCAGCGATAGTTTCAGGTGCCGAAGTGGCACTTTTCTCTTTGTCTCAAAAAGATATTGACGACACCTTGCAGGAGAATCATTCAAAAGGGAAAATTATTTCCGGGCTTTTAGATCGACCGAAGAAACTTCTGGCGACCTTATTAGTTGCCAACAATCTTTTTAATATTACAATAGTTATTTTGTTTTCCTTTACTGGACGGAATATTTTTGGAGCGATAGAGTCTCCGGCTCTTAAGTTTATTCTCGAGATTGTTCTGGTTGCTTCTCTGATCTTGTTGTTTGGAGATGTGCTTCCTAAAGTTTATGCCAGCCGTAATAATGTAAAATTTGCGAAACGAACCGCCTATCCATTGGCTGTATTGGATAAATTGCTCACGCCAATCAGTTTGCCGATGCGAAGTGTTACCCTATATTTGCATCATAAATTAGGGAAACAGAAGAATAGTTTCTCCGTAAATCAGCTTTCGCAAGCCTTGGAACTGACAGATTCAGAAGGTACGTCAACAGAAGAGCAAAAAATACTGGAAGGGATCGTATCTTTTGGTAATACTGATACCAGGCAGGTAATGAGCCCGAGAATTGATATTTTTGCTTTAGAAATGTCAGAACCTTTTTCCGGGATTTGTCCTAAAATAATAGAAAAAGGTTTTTCGAGAATTCCGGTGTATCGCGACAATATAGACCAGATAGAAGGCGTTTTGTTTGTCAAGGATTTGTTGCCGCATATTGATAAGGAAGAATTTGACTGGACCTCTTTAATTAGAAAAGCATTTTTTGTTCCTGAGAACAAGAAGCTGGATAATTTGCTGAAGGATTTTCAGAGCCTTAAAAGCCATTTGGCGATAGTAGTGGATGAATATGGCGGAACATCGGGATTAGTTTCTCTGGAAGACGTTATTGAAGAGATAGTAGGGGATATTAGTGATGAGTTTGACGATGAGAATCTGAATTTCTCCCAAATTGATGAAAAGAATTTTCTTTTTGAAGGAAAAATTAATCTCAAGGATTTTTACAGAATTGTAGAGGTTAACGAAGAAATTTTTGAATCTCACAAAGGTGAAGCCGAGACATTGGCCGGATTCATTTTAGAGATTTTGGGTAATTTCCCTAAAAAAGACCAAAAAGTAGCTTTTGAAAACTGTGTTTTTACTATAGAAACAGTGGATAAGAAGCGTATAAAACAAATAAAAGTAACAATAGATTAA
- a CDS encoding ribonuclease E/G codes for MNKELIIRSSSEAVDFALLKDGKLIELHKEEEKSNFQVGDIFIAKIRKPVAGLNAAFVNVGFEKDAFLHYHDLGPNLASQLKFIKLVSAGKIKDFSLKTFQFEKEIDKDGIITDILSANQSVLVQVVKEPISTKGPRISAELSLAGRFIVLVPFSDRVSISQKIEDKKEKDRLKKLVLSIKPKGFGVIVRTVAEGKNVAELEKDLQNLLGRWTAMCKKLPTAHHPSKVLGELNRASSILRDVFNDTFSGIQIDDEELYHQTKEYLQEIAPSKQSIVKFYQSNDTPIFEKYNIERQIKTSFGRTVSMSKGAYLIIEHTEALHVIDVNSGNRSNKATNQEDTAMEVNMIAAAEIARQLRLRDMGGIIVVDFIDMSNPENRKVLFDFLREEMSDDKAKHKILPPSKFGLVQITRQRVRPEVNIKTREEDPNNEHGEIEAPILIIDKISSDLDRILKTHKKVVLNVHPFVAAYLSKGFPSLRSKWFFEHKKWVKIIPRDAYTYLEYHFYDKKGNVISE; via the coding sequence GTGAATAAAGAATTAATCATTAGATCTAGTTCTGAAGCCGTAGATTTTGCCTTATTAAAAGATGGAAAACTAATTGAATTACACAAAGAAGAAGAGAAAAGCAACTTTCAGGTTGGTGATATTTTTATTGCCAAAATCAGAAAACCAGTTGCCGGACTTAATGCTGCTTTTGTAAATGTAGGCTTCGAAAAAGACGCTTTTTTACATTATCACGACTTAGGTCCAAACTTAGCTTCCCAACTGAAATTCATAAAACTTGTAAGCGCAGGTAAAATAAAAGATTTCTCCCTAAAAACCTTTCAGTTTGAAAAAGAGATTGACAAAGATGGCATCATTACTGATATTTTAAGTGCCAATCAATCTGTTTTAGTTCAAGTTGTAAAAGAACCTATATCGACCAAAGGTCCAAGGATAAGCGCTGAGCTTTCACTGGCAGGAAGATTTATTGTTCTCGTTCCGTTTTCCGACCGTGTTTCTATTTCTCAAAAAATAGAGGACAAAAAGGAAAAGGATCGTCTAAAAAAACTTGTTCTATCGATCAAACCTAAAGGATTTGGTGTTATTGTTCGTACAGTAGCCGAAGGCAAAAACGTAGCCGAATTAGAAAAAGATTTGCAGAACCTGCTTGGCAGATGGACTGCAATGTGTAAAAAATTACCAACTGCTCATCATCCCTCAAAAGTATTAGGAGAACTCAACAGAGCTTCTTCCATATTGAGAGACGTTTTCAACGATACCTTTAGTGGTATTCAAATAGATGATGAAGAGTTGTACCATCAAACGAAGGAATATCTGCAAGAAATTGCACCTTCAAAACAATCGATTGTTAAGTTTTATCAATCAAATGACACTCCAATTTTTGAGAAATACAATATAGAGAGACAAATCAAAACTTCATTTGGAAGAACCGTCTCCATGAGTAAAGGTGCTTATCTTATCATCGAACACACTGAAGCTCTTCACGTTATAGACGTAAACAGCGGAAATCGTTCGAATAAAGCAACCAACCAGGAAGACACTGCCATGGAAGTAAATATGATTGCCGCTGCCGAAATTGCCAGACAGCTTCGTTTGCGTGATATGGGCGGAATAATCGTAGTTGATTTTATCGATATGTCTAATCCAGAAAACAGGAAGGTTTTGTTCGACTTCTTGCGAGAAGAAATGAGCGACGATAAAGCAAAGCATAAAATCTTACCGCCTAGTAAATTTGGCTTAGTTCAGATTACCAGACAACGCGTAAGACCAGAAGTTAATATTAAAACCAGAGAAGAAGATCCAAACAATGAACATGGCGAAATTGAAGCGCCAATTTTAATCATTGATAAAATCTCATCTGATTTAGATAGAATTCTAAAAACCCACAAAAAAGTTGTGCTTAATGTACATCCGTTTGTGGCTGCATACCTCAGTAAAGGTTTTCCATCATTACGTTCAAAATGGTTTTTTGAACATAAGAAATGGGTGAAAATCATACCTCGTGACGCTTACACGTACTTAGAATACCATTTCTATGATAAAAAAGGAAATGTTATTTCAGAATAA
- the mutY gene encoding A/G-specific adenine glycosylase, giving the protein MNFSNVLIKWYLQNKRDLPWRKTTNPYHIWLSEIMLQQTRVAQGTPYFFAFTKEFPTVFDLANASEEQVLKLWQGLGYYSRARNLHKTAQYVANELNGVFPPNYKELLKLKGVGEYTAAAIASFSYNEAVPVVDGNVFRVLSRYFDVESDIASPATKKEFAELAYELMPKDNPAIFNQAIMEFGALQCVPKSPDCTVCDFNDSCAALQKKKVAVLPVKSKKVKVTNRFFNYLIVEDALGNTLLQKRTAKGIWHNLYEFPLFETDEIVDFDVVSKAVTDTVFSSYTIIGIEGYTESTVIHKLSHQHLHIQFWKVKIEGLIKKGLKSSELGVFPFPIVIHNFLEKQEIIC; this is encoded by the coding sequence ATGAATTTTTCTAACGTGTTGATAAAATGGTATTTACAAAACAAACGTGATTTGCCATGGCGTAAAACGACCAATCCATACCATATTTGGCTCTCAGAAATTATGCTGCAACAGACTCGAGTTGCGCAAGGAACCCCCTATTTTTTTGCTTTTACGAAGGAATTTCCTACTGTATTTGATTTGGCAAATGCTTCAGAAGAGCAGGTTTTGAAACTTTGGCAGGGATTAGGTTATTATTCACGTGCCCGAAATCTGCATAAAACAGCTCAGTATGTCGCCAATGAACTCAACGGTGTTTTTCCTCCTAACTATAAAGAGCTTTTAAAATTAAAAGGTGTTGGAGAATACACAGCTGCGGCAATTGCTTCTTTTTCTTATAACGAAGCTGTTCCTGTAGTGGACGGAAATGTATTCAGAGTGTTATCTCGTTATTTTGATGTTGAATCAGATATTGCTTCGCCTGCAACTAAAAAAGAGTTTGCAGAACTGGCTTACGAATTGATGCCAAAGGACAATCCTGCTATTTTTAATCAGGCGATAATGGAGTTCGGAGCTTTACAATGCGTGCCTAAAAGTCCTGATTGCACAGTTTGTGACTTTAATGATAGCTGTGCAGCATTACAAAAGAAAAAGGTAGCTGTTTTGCCGGTTAAGTCTAAGAAAGTTAAGGTAACTAACCGTTTCTTTAATTACCTTATTGTAGAAGATGCTTTAGGGAATACGCTGCTTCAAAAAAGAACAGCAAAAGGAATCTGGCACAATCTCTATGAATTTCCACTTTTTGAAACGGATGAAATCGTAGATTTTGACGTGGTTTCGAAAGCAGTTACAGATACTGTTTTTTCTTCGTATACAATTATAGGTATAGAGGGTTATACAGAAAGTACTGTTATTCACAAACTTTCGCACCAACATCTGCACATACAGTTCTGGAAGGTTAAAATTGAGGGTTTAATAAAAAAAGGCCTGAAATCCAGTGAATTAGGTGTTTTTCCTTTTCCAATTGTGATTCATAATTTTCTGGAAAAGCAGGAAATAATTTGCTAA
- a CDS encoding VOC family protein — MNLKFSHIDILVNDLQSACDYYAKILGAEISKTFTWERDELHVVYAVVRIGEERFMLVQPFSGNLKNLLDTKGEGMIYRHCYSTPDIEAAFDELVNSGVQPEDENGNALSRESLNTPSGVRIIWLPKRFGEFSIEILEEAGLQQFMNDAFSAS, encoded by the coding sequence ATGAACCTTAAATTTAGCCACATAGACATCTTAGTTAACGATCTTCAATCGGCATGCGACTATTATGCAAAAATCCTTGGAGCAGAAATCTCAAAAACATTCACCTGGGAGAGAGATGAGCTGCATGTTGTATATGCCGTCGTAAGAATTGGCGAAGAACGATTTATGCTGGTTCAGCCATTTTCCGGAAATCTAAAAAATCTGTTGGATACGAAAGGCGAAGGAATGATTTATCGTCACTGCTATTCAACTCCCGACATCGAAGCTGCTTTTGATGAATTGGTAAATTCAGGGGTGCAGCCAGAGGATGAAAATGGAAATGCCTTATCACGAGAAAGCCTTAACACTCCAAGTGGTGTTAGAATTATATGGCTTCCGAAACGTTTTGGAGAATTCTCAATTGAAATCCTTGAAGAGGCAGGACTTCAACAATTTATGAATGATGCTTTTTCAGCTTCCTGA
- a CDS encoding heavy-metal-associated domain-containing protein gives MKFTRIIASIAIAGLVLVSCKKEEDKNLANIKNIESAPKEHKAIAAENVQTSSFKIEGMTCAMGCAKTIEKELSNLDGVEKATVDFEKKTATVVFDKTVQNQENITKTVQATGDGKTYKVLDVKS, from the coding sequence ATGAAATTTACAAGAATCATAGCTTCGATTGCAATTGCAGGACTAGTACTGGTAAGCTGCAAAAAAGAAGAAGATAAAAATCTGGCTAACATCAAAAATATAGAATCGGCTCCAAAAGAACACAAAGCAATTGCTGCTGAAAATGTGCAGACTTCAAGTTTTAAAATCGAAGGAATGACTTGCGCCATGGGATGTGCTAAAACAATCGAAAAAGAATTGTCAAATTTGGACGGTGTAGAAAAAGCAACGGTTGATTTTGAGAAAAAAACAGCTACTGTTGTATTTGACAAAACAGTTCAAAACCAGGAAAATATAACTAAAACAGTTCAGGCAACCGGAGACGGAAAAACCTATAAAGTTTTAGACGTTAAATCGTAA
- a CDS encoding M16 family metallopeptidase, with the protein MKKIHTFLILLFLTGIMQAQDRPQPKPGNSPVVNIKKPQTFVLTNGMKVLVVENHKLPRVSFTLTLDNAPFAEGNKKGGDELTSALIGNGTKKITKEAFNEEIDFYGANINFSSSGASGSSLSKYSGRVLELLAEGALQPNFTQAEFDKEKAKLIEGLKADEKSVPAIASRVVDVLAFGKNHPSGEYLSEGTVKNVTLADVQSNYATYFVPENAYLVIIGDVKFKETKAAVEKLFSGWKKQATPKNTYPNPENAAKLQIDFVDVPNAVQSEISLVNTVNLRMSDPDFFPAVIANQILGGDFNSYLNMNLREKHGWTYGARSTIDGGKYVTKFKASSAVRNTVTDSAVVEFIKEIKRIRTEKVSEDILKNVKAGYIGRFVMQVEKPQTVARFALNIETEKLPADFYEKYIQTINSVTADDIYRVANKYFMLDNMRIVIAGKGSDVLTGLEKLQIPIFYFDKYGNPVEKPVTKKEVPAGVTAKTVFENYLKAIGGEKVVTTVKTLSMTGSTTIPQAPSPLTFTSKLDSKGKMMVSLAMGPMNLMKQVVNDKGAYIEQQGQRKNLEGNDLAEMKASAAPFEELQLVKRTDLKVESIEPINGKDAYAIKDGKTTYFYDVASGLKLAESKVREQGGKSTTQITNFNDYKDVKGVKIPFNIVQNVGFELDIKMSDIKINEGVSEADFL; encoded by the coding sequence TTTGACCAACGGGATGAAAGTTTTGGTAGTTGAAAATCATAAATTACCAAGAGTAAGCTTTACATTAACCCTTGACAACGCTCCTTTTGCAGAAGGAAACAAAAAAGGGGGTGACGAACTGACAAGCGCCTTAATTGGTAACGGAACTAAAAAAATAACGAAAGAAGCTTTTAACGAAGAGATCGACTTTTACGGAGCAAATATTAATTTTTCTTCTTCAGGGGCTTCCGGAAGTTCACTTTCCAAATATTCAGGACGTGTTCTGGAACTTTTAGCCGAAGGAGCTTTACAACCTAACTTTACTCAGGCAGAATTTGATAAAGAAAAAGCAAAATTAATCGAAGGACTTAAAGCCGACGAAAAAAGCGTTCCGGCAATTGCCAGCAGAGTGGTTGACGTTTTAGCCTTTGGAAAAAACCACCCATCCGGAGAATATCTTTCAGAAGGAACAGTGAAAAACGTTACTCTTGCTGATGTTCAGTCTAATTACGCTACCTATTTTGTTCCTGAAAATGCTTATTTGGTAATCATAGGAGATGTTAAATTTAAAGAAACGAAAGCCGCTGTAGAAAAACTTTTTAGCGGATGGAAAAAGCAGGCTACACCAAAAAATACGTATCCAAATCCCGAAAATGCGGCCAAACTTCAAATTGATTTTGTTGACGTTCCAAATGCAGTTCAATCTGAGATATCATTGGTAAATACTGTAAATTTAAGAATGAGCGACCCGGATTTCTTCCCTGCTGTAATTGCAAATCAAATTTTAGGTGGTGATTTCAACAGTTATCTGAACATGAATTTACGTGAAAAACACGGTTGGACGTATGGTGCAAGATCAACTATTGATGGAGGAAAATATGTAACCAAATTCAAAGCTTCTTCTGCCGTTAGAAATACAGTTACCGATAGTGCGGTGGTTGAATTCATAAAAGAAATTAAAAGAATCAGAACTGAAAAAGTTTCTGAAGATATTTTAAAAAATGTAAAAGCAGGATATATTGGACGTTTTGTAATGCAGGTTGAAAAACCACAAACCGTTGCACGATTTGCTTTAAACATTGAGACAGAAAAACTTCCTGCCGATTTCTACGAAAAATACATTCAAACCATCAACAGCGTTACTGCCGATGATATTTACCGTGTTGCCAACAAATATTTCATGCTGGACAACATGCGAATCGTAATTGCCGGAAAAGGATCTGATGTACTAACAGGTTTAGAGAAACTTCAAATTCCGATTTTCTATTTCGACAAATACGGAAATCCCGTTGAAAAACCGGTAACTAAAAAAGAAGTTCCTGCCGGAGTTACTGCTAAAACTGTTTTCGAAAACTACCTTAAAGCAATTGGTGGAGAAAAAGTAGTGACTACTGTAAAAACACTTTCGATGACAGGATCTACTACTATTCCACAGGCTCCTTCTCCATTAACTTTTACTTCTAAATTAGATTCAAAAGGAAAAATGATGGTATCTCTTGCGATGGGACCAATGAATTTAATGAAACAGGTTGTAAACGATAAAGGCGCTTATATCGAACAACAAGGACAACGCAAAAACCTTGAAGGAAACGATCTTGCCGAAATGAAAGCCAGCGCTGCTCCGTTTGAAGAACTACAACTTGTAAAAAGAACCGACTTAAAAGTAGAAAGTATCGAACCAATAAATGGTAAAGATGCCTACGCTATCAAAGACGGTAAAACAACGTATTTCTACGACGTTGCATCAGGATTGAAACTCGCCGAATCAAAAGTTCGTGAACAAGGCGGAAAATCAACAACACAAATTACCAACTTCAACGATTACAAAGACGTAAAAGGCGTTAAAATCCCTTTCAATATCGTTCAAAATGTAGGTTTTGAATTAGATATTAAAATGTCTGACATTAAGATTAACGAAGGAGTTTCTGAGGCAGATTTCCTATAA